The sequence below is a genomic window from Ipomoea triloba cultivar NCNSP0323 chromosome 2, ASM357664v1.
TTCTCGGGGTACTGCTTCTATACTCCATGATTCCACATTGCGTAATTCCTTCTTGCATGCACTTAAAATATTTCATACCACTTTGTTCATGTGCAGGATGCTTAGCATCTCACTTACTAATTCTCTCCTTCCAGTATGATCTTTTTATAACCCCTGATCTTAGCAAGTTGTATACCTCTTAGCAAGCCCCATGCCTCTGCTTGTAGAGAGGGGCAAGATCCTAGGTTGTTGACAAAATCGCATACCTAGCTGCCCGAACTATCCCTAATCACTCCTCCACAGCCTGCTTTATTTGTTGTGCAGTCTACTGAACCATCGAAATTCACCTTAACTATACCATCCTCAAGGCTTTTTCCAGATCCTACTTACCCAATTGGGTGCATTGTTTGAGCCTTGAGAAATTTTGGAATTCACAAAGGCTACTTCTATTTGAATCATTTGCGATTTTATCCACTGTACTTTAGATTGGAGGGGATAGGTTGAACCAATAAATATTACCTCGTTCCTCCACTTCCAGATCCACCAAAGCGTTACTACAAACAGCGAGCTTTCATTCTCAAGCCTATGCCCATTACCCTTGTTCGCAATTCCATGATCTAACCATTTCCGAAAGGGTAAATTTCTGGATTTTATATGGAACTATGGGAGTATTCTGCTCAAAACATCATCAGCTACTAGACATTTGCGCAACGCATGATCAATGTCCTCAACCTTCTCCCTGCATAGCGAGCATATGTCGCTATGTGCAAGGTCTCTTTCCATTATGAGGCTATTTGTCATATTCCTTTCATGGCGAGCTAACCATAAAAACATTTTTATCCGGGCAGTTATCTTCAGTTTCCAAATTGAATTCCATTCAGCAGCTTCAGGTGTGGTGGAGTAATCGGCTGCAAGATCATAAGCTAAGCGAACTGAGAATGAACCTGATGTCTCATTCCTCTAGCCGTGTAAGTCATTAGACTCTGGATCACCATCAATCATAAAGGTTGTCAACTCATCCAGTGTGGCAATGTAGATGGTGGCAAGAATTGCTGTAGTTTGCTACTGGGCTGTTTAAATCAGTGGTTGGAATTGGTTTGGTTGTAAGCATGAAGAGGGGGTTCGGCCCCAACCAAGTATCCTTCCAAAAGAGGGTGTGCCTTCCGTTTCTAACCAGCTTAGTCATTCCCTGTTGTAGCCTTGGTACAGCTTTCAAAATTCCTTTCCACACATTGGACATATTCGTCTTTGAACGCCAAGTAGAGCAGTCAGCCGAATTTACTGCATATTTAGATTTGATAACTTGAATCCATAAACAATCTTCTTCTTGAATTAACCTCCAACCAAGTTTAGCTAAAAAGGCTTCGTTCATGGATTCCATGTTTCGCAATCCAAGGCCTCCACGAGCTTTACtctttgtaaattgtaacaGTATCCCAATTCACCATGTGACATTTCCTTTTCTCGACTGAACTTCCCCATAGGAAACTACGAATGAGCTTCTCAATCATCGTTAATACTCCCTTTGGCAATAGTGTCGTTTGCATAGTGTAGTAGGGTATCGATGATAGGATCGACTATGCAATGACTTGTCTACCCGCTAGTGAGAGAGTCTTTGATTTCCATCATGTGAGCTTTTGTTGAACTCTTTCAATTAGTTCAACATATGTATCCTTCTTTAGCCTTCCATGAATGGATGGGATTCCTAAATATTTTCCCATGTCTTCAACTTTAGGTATTTCGGTTAGGTTCACAATTCTCTGTTGTAGCTCCATTTGCGTATTCTTGGAGAAAAATAAGGAGGATTTCTTGAGATTAATCCTTTGCCCAAATTGATAGCAAAAAAACTTGAGACAGCGCGACATCTCTTCTGCTTGCTCTACAGTAGCCTCTCTAAATAACACCAtgtcatctgcaaaaaaaaggtgagaTTGCTTACATAGCTTGATGCCTTTCCAActgctaatttaccaaacactttttcaCAATCAACTAacattatcaattaattatacctgctaacccaatcagctaacttACCAAACATAGCCGTTTAAAATTATGATTTGGTCCAACATGCGTGCGGCGTGCTTGTGTATTTATAGGCAAATTTCCACTCCCAAATATACTCTTCTGATTCCACACCCACTGCCACTACCAAATTTCCCAAGATGGGTGGAAGTTACTTCAGCTTGGGGCAATGGCAGGAGCTTGAACTGCAGGCTTTGATCTTCAGACACATGATTGTTGGCGCACCTGTTCCTCCTGAGCTCCTCCACCTTGTTAAAAAGAGCTTCTTCAACTCTGCTACTTCTCCTTACTATTTCCCTCACCCTCTTCACCACTATCCCCATTATCACCCAGCTGCCGCACCTTTGATGCAAGCAGGGTACTGGGGGAGAGCGGCGATGGATCCGGAGCCGGGGCGGTGCCGGAGGACCGACGGGAAGAAGTGGCGGTGCTCAAGAGACGTGGTGGCGGGTCAGAAGTATTGTGAGCGCCACATGCACCGTGCCCGCAACCGTTCAAGAAAGCCTGTGGAAATTCCCACGCCAAATCCTCCAACTGCCGCCGGTGGCCTGAAAACCAACCCCACGGCGGATGCTCAGCCCATGGCCGGCGGCCGTGATGCCCCACCTCACTTCACTCTCTCTTCCGCTGCTCCTCCCTCGTCTTCCATTGATCTCTTTCACCTCAGTCAAAGGCATCATGGAGAGCCCATTATGGAAAATAGCGGGCCACTTGAGGCCCAAAATGATGGGTCGTCCGGTGGAGGACAGACACTTCGGCATTTCTTCGACGACTGGCCAGACCACTTGAGGAAACTGAGAgctcctccaccaccaccaacctctccatctccatctccatctccatctcgCTGAAGCTCGCCACCGGGCCCCCGCTGGGTAGCATTGAACGGACCACCGCGTGGGGGACGAACCAGGGCGGGCCGCTGGCCGAGGCTTTGAGATCTTCCACGTCCAACTCGTCGCCCACCAGCGTTTTGCACCAGTTGCAGCGTAACTCAACAACGTCCGAGACTAGTTTTATCACCAGTTGattgttttcttaaaaaaatgcATCATGTCTAGGTTGTTTTATCTTAATTGGCATTCTTATTTAAATGTCGGCTGTACAAATTGCATGCATGGAGTGTGTAatgctttaattaatttcttcgTGCTTTCAATATTTTAGTAGTAAGTTACATCAGTTTTCAAGTAACAAATTGAGGGTGacattgatattaaaaaaaaatggttatttCAGATCATATAAAGATTTTATTGGGAAACGTAAAAGATTTTATTGGGAACTTAAATGCATTGCCTTTTTTGATTCAAAATGCATTTCCTAAAACTTGCCGCCCAAGCATTTCTTATTTTTTCTAAACGCCGCCGTTTCTATTGAGCGgaaaattttttctaattttatttactaaaaaTGTTTGGCTTTATTATAGTAGaggttaaattaaattaacaaaataataaattaaataattaagttcagataattataattataattatgttaACAACATCACCGGGAATTATTTCGTTGAAACTAGAAAAAGAATAACATCTATTATACAAACAAACATTAcacaataaaatatgaattattaattattacggagtaatacatAACATTTCCAAATGAAAAAATGACATCAGTAAATTGTCATTAAATAAGcaacaattaaatttaacaaacaaataaaatgataCATTAAAATACGAATAACAAGATTTatttaacataaaaataatattgtatacTAAATAAGTACATGATTTAAAGtgaatatgtatataaaatttgaaataatggTTTATATGACATTAACAAatcaatatcaatatatattatttgaaattaaGGACTTTCTATCAACATATTCTGGCTTCAAAAACATCGAAGCATCGAGTGAAGATCACTGTCCACATACCGATTTGTCGCCATCGACGTTCGTCACTCCCAGAAAGAGGTAAACTTCTTCCTAATCTTGTATGTTTAAACCACCAGGCATTAGTCATCAATGGCCGTCACCTGCGTCGATTCCTTGACGTAAGGCCTTTGGCCCAACAAAATCGACGGTATGTCAAAATCCCTAACCTAAAACCAGCAAATACAGTCCTAGAGGGACATTACCAGACTAAAATCGACCATTAGATCCCACTATGTTCTACCCAAAATCCCAGCTCAAACGATTACCAAACCTTCAAAACCCTAAAAACCCAATATTCTCTAACCTCTACAATCCAAATCCACGGCGTGGATGAGGGAAGAGAAATTAGAGCATAGGAGTGATCTGAATACTCAAGACAACATGTGTACGGTAAACTGTCAGTTTCTGTATTTtactacattttttatttagaatataaaaactGAAACTACTTATGAGCTTAGACTTTATgtgaacaaaaaaaagaaatcatttCCAAATACTTAGCACAAAAAACAATATTGACTTATAATTATTACCTGGGGTTAGTCCTGAACGAAAACTAAATACACTAATGTTCATAAAAAAATAGGTTCATTTAATTTgagaatattaatttaaaagtttaacaGAGTAGACATTTGTGAGAATTATAGCTTATCTTTAAGAAAGATGTTGCATTAACGATTTAATTTTACGAATGCAAGTTTCATCGAAGTGCTATTTACACAAAACCAAACTAAATTGcaatatataacatttattatgatttatatttgtgaacatgtgtgtatattttcGTGGGTCAATACTGAAAGCTGCTGTTATTCAAAAATTAAGGTAAGTCCAATACTTTATTCTACtgctattattaattttttatttattaaaaacagCAATATagatataaagattaaaatagTAGAGTCATTAATATAGTCTTTAGGCACCAAACAATTAAGTACATATAGCAATATCCACAAATATATAGATAGTATTTGAACATGAACATATACACAAAATCATTTGTCTTACAACTTTTATTTGTGTTCTGCAGATTACAATCTTCAACGAAGAGCAAGGGAAAAAAAGAGCGCGTAGAAATCATTAAGTAAGGGGTCGTTTActaacttggaaaaatggaaaattttccaaaaatatggagaaatgaagaagtggagaaagaaaaaatgaaaagattgtTTACTATATTCATTTTTCCAAATCCATTCTCAAATCCATTCTCAACTCCATTCCTCCAAATCTTATACAAATTTGGAGAGAAGGAAATTGActtctccattcttccaaatGGAGAATAGACGGGTGAACAGTGCTCTCTTGGGACGGAGGTCCCATGTTTGAATCCTGCTCGACGCAGTTCTGTTTAGCAAATTTCTTTCTTGTGCATAGGCGCCTAATTcaattctgttttctttttctcttgcGCCAACTCcgtttacttttattattattattattattattattattgtttttgttgttattattattattattattattatctttaatgataatgataatgataatgataatgataataataataataataataataataataattattattattattattattattatctttattattattattattatggtaataataataatgataatgataatgataatgataatgataataataataatattattataataattattattattattattgttgttgttgttgttttctttttctcttgcGCCTAATTCCGTTTTCTTtatgatgacgatgatgatgatgatgattattattattattattattattattattattattatctttgttgtataaatatacaaatgttatatagatgattgtatttaatgaaggttttgtattttgttttgtaatcaaactatgtactaaaactaaagaaatgaaaaaattggaaaaatggagaaggaaaattggaaaactggaaaactgGAAGAATAGAGatagaaaaatggaaaactggagaaatggaaaattggaaatggaaaaacagaaaaatgaagtaaacgacccctaAATGTTTTAATTACTTCAAATGAAGAACAAAAGGTATGAATTCATGTTGCCCAAAGTTTGAAAAGGCGGAGGCATGCCTTGAGGCGTTTTGTACTTTGAGGTGAGGTGTAAGCCTCGACTTTTATACAgaagttaattttattatattccaaaaaaaaatatttatacaattttttacaaaaataatgttgGCAGCCACACTACCCACACACACTGCCTCACTAAGAGCAACTGCACCAGCGGTAATTGAGGAGGAGAAAGCCACATGGAGGATAGAGAGTATTAGTGAGAGAAGATTTGGTTCCTTCTGCAAATGAGAGTTATTAAAATAGTGTTTCTTGACATTAATTTCGAGAAAGCAGCATTTGCTGTACAGCAGCGCCCGAGCCGCGCCTGacaatgttatttttttaaattttctttttaatatttgatttgttttattattattttttctcccatctcattttctttttcctaatcacacttataaaaattcattaataattgcgaaaaaactccattgataaggatgcttaAGTTTTCTAGCTCATTGCCTTCCAAGTGgcagaatattatatatatatatatatatatatatagcctctgTACACAGAGCAAACAatacacaagaaaaaaaatttatttaggaGAAAACAAGACATCGCCTAAGCAGCTAAGCTTGGAGGTCGACGGTCAGTGGAGGTCGCCGCCAGCCGGTCAGTGGAGGTCGCCGGCGGAGAGTGAAGAAGCCAGAAAGTGGATCCGAGGAGACGTGGAGTTCGCTTCTTTCTTCTCTCGCAGAGTCGCAGTCTTGTTCTTTCTTCTTCGCAGTAGCTCCTTTCTTCTTTATTCGTTAGGGTAAATGGGTAATAGGGTTGGGTCTTTTttattgggctataaaaaaATTTGCGCTTGAAAAGTTGTTTGGGATTGCCATTTCGCCTCAAACACGCCCTGAGGCGTGTCTTCACATCCTAATGGCCCCAAAACTATTTTTTGCCATGGCAGCTTAGTCTTCTTCCTATGTGACCTCgaaattgatttattttggtttgttaTGATCATCcataaaatatgtattttttttgttattaattgTAACCAACTGCTGCACACCTTACATTCATCATCTTCTCCGAATCTCCGATCTCTGATCTCTCCCCCTTTTCAACTAGAACAGAATGGCGGTTGTTACGGCGGTTCGAGACTATGTCAATCGCATGCTTCAGGACATTTCTGGAATGAAGGTCCTCATTCTCGACTCCGATACGGTTCGTGACTTTCCCCTACCACTAATTCATTTCATTAAAGAGTGCTCTGGTCAGTTAATTGcgctttatttttcatttttctattgGATTTagtaataaaaacaatatatgtgaaattttacCTGCTTCAGTTGGAATTTAATTGATTTCTTCCTTTTGAATTGTTGAAACTCTACCAAggattttttttcctcccccTTCCCCCCTGAATTACACTTTGGAAATTTAAAAGGTTTTCTTGAATTGAAAATTTCTTCGTAAGCAAGTAGTAGTAAGGTACCGGGCTTGGAATAAATATAGATTACTAGAGGAAAACATTGCCATTGATATATTTAGGAAGCTTAGTATATGGAGAGCTTTGATCTGCATCTTGTtgggtaaaaaagaaaaacactacTAATTACTACAGTAAATTATTTACTGGATGTTGAGAAAGCTGAGCTGACATTTTATGATATAACTGAAAAATGAGTGTTGATTATTTAGTGGAAATATCAGTTTAAGCAGTATTTCTTAAGTTATTGTAGGTGAGTATTGTGAGTGTGGTGTATAGTCAATCAGACCTTCTTAAGAAGGAAGTGTTTCTTGTGGAGCTGCTGGATTCTACTTCTATGTCCAAGGAACCGATGTCGCATCTTAAAGCAGTCTATTTTCTGAGGCCAACATCGGAGAATATTCAGCAAATGAGGCGTCAATTGGCTAAGCCTAGGTTTGGAGAATATCACCTTTGTAAGTATCATGTGATGATGTGAAAGAAGTCTTTAATTTAAGTAGATGTTGAGAATATACTAAATTTTTTAATCTGAAACTGCACAGATTTCTCTGATATGTGCTCTTGAAAACATGACGCAGCACTTCagttattataatatacatcaagGCCTCACCtgtaaaataatgtttaattgaagttatttcttcttttcctttgcCACTTTATGCAGTTTTCTCAAACATATTGAGAGATACTCAGATTCATATTTTAGCAGATTCAGATGAACATGAAGTGGTGCAGCAACTGCAGGTACCTTAAGATTCCCTGTAAAGAACTATTTTATATGAAATTGTtttatcatttctttctcatGGCACACATCATGTTATTATATCTGGAAAATAGTATTAATGTTATGGAATACTTAAAATATGTAAAAGAAAAGTATCATGTTAGGATTTTAGCATGATCAGTGATTGCAATAATTCCTTTTGGTCTGAGAAATAGATATTGGTTGTGCCCCAACagtgatttatttgatttgtaGGAATTTTATGCAGACTTTGTTGCAGTTGACCCCTACCATTTCACTCTTAATATGGCATCAAACCATATGTACATGCTTCCGGCAGTTGTTGATCCATCTGGTTTGCAACGTTTTTGTGATAGAGCGGTTGATGGACTTGCTGCTCTATTTCTTTCTTTAAAACAAAGGCCTGTTATTCGATATTCACGGACATCTGATATTGCAAAAAGGGTAGCACAAGAAGCAGCGGTGAGCTAGCTaactttttcatttctctatttTGGGGATATTTGACCTTTCAAGTTTTGAACTTTCGATACGATCTTATCTTCATCTATgcacaatcttttttttttttttttttNttttttttttttttttttcttagttccatatattttcttcttcttcttcttcttcttctttcaatGACTTAGCTGAGCTAATGCCAAATAGATTGGGATTGAGTCTTAGATAGTTGAGTTTGGTGATTGAGTTGCACTAGGAAGATGCTCAGTGAATGTATATTTGAGATGCAAAAAGATGAACAATTTCTCTCCTTGATTTGCAGAAACTGATGTACCAGCAGGAAAGTGGTCTTTTTGATTTCAGACGGTCAGAAGTTTCTCCTTTGTTGCTAGTAATTGACAGGAGGGATGACCCTGTTACTCCATTACTTAATCAATGGACCTATCAGGTATTTCATTTTCCTGGCCCATATGTTAATCTTCTTGTAAATATGTTGGAAGTTAAATGGACATCATGCCTTGTTCATTGCTTCTGCTTTCCTAGGCAATGGTTCATGAATTAATAGGTATCCAAGACAATAAGGTAGATCTTAGAAGAATCGCCAAGCTTCCTAAGGATCAGCAGGTTGGATGTAATATACTCTTGTAGTGCCTTTTTGCTTCCTAgttttttttgcaaattttgATGCATTTGGCTATTCTCATATTTTAGGAGGTTGTACTGTCATCAGAGCAAGATTCATTTTTCAAAGCTAATATGCATGAAAACTTTGGAGACATAGGAATGAATATTAAAAAGATGGTGGATGTTTTCCAACAAGTTTCAAAAAGTAATCAGAACATCCAGACTATAGGTTCGTAACTTCTTATGCAGAAGATTTATTAAGCTTTATCTTTGTTTCTGTTCAGTCTTTATAACAGCTATGACCTACATTAATATTGCTTTCAACTTTTCAGAGGATATGGTTAAATTTGTAGACAACTATCCAGAGTACAGAAAAATGCATGGCAATGTTTCAAAGCATGTAACCCTGGTTACTGAAATGAGCAAGTTAGTTGAAGAAAGAAAACTAATGTTAGTTTCACAAACAGAACAAGAATTGGCGTGCAATGGTGGACAGGGAGCAGCATTTGAGGTAGTCATCCTTTTTATCTATATTTGATCATAAATTTCTTGCTTAAATGCCTATTTTCTGCATAAACTGGTTCTCGGTGCTACAGATGTGATATATAGTAACGAGTGTGTTAGTTTTGTTAGTATGAGTTTATTCtggtttaaatttaaaaagatttgAATCCTAAAGGAAACTAGGCTTGTTTCTGACATTGATATTTGGCAAAGAACACAGCATCTAGAGCAGAAAATGCCAAATTGATACAAATTACCTGGTAGCACAGTTGAATTTGTACATTGGTTTAAGTGTTTTATGATATTGaggaaaagttttctatttCAGTTAATCTAATTTTGGAAGAAA
It includes:
- the LOC116010302 gene encoding vacuolar protein sorting-associated protein 45 homolog, with translation MAVVTAVRDYVNRMLQDISGMKVLILDSDTVSIVSVVYSQSDLLKKEVFLVELLDSTSMSKEPMSHLKAVYFLRPTSENIQQMRRQLAKPRFGEYHLFFSNILRDTQIHILADSDEHEVVQQLQEFYADFVAVDPYHFTLNMASNHMYMLPAVVDPSGLQRFCDRAVDGLAALFLSLKQRPVIRYSRTSDIAKRVAQEAAKLMYQQESGLFDFRRSEVSPLLLVIDRRDDPVTPLLNQWTYQAMVHELIGIQDNKVDLRRIAKLPKDQQEVVLSSEQDSFFKANMHENFGDIGMNIKKMVDVFQQVSKSNQNIQTIEDMVKFVDNYPEYRKMHGNVSKHVTLVTEMSKLVEERKLMLVSQTEQELACNGGQGAAFEAVTNLLNDESISDIDRLRLVMLYALRYEKESPVQLMQLFNKLASRSPKYKPGLVQFLLKQAGVDKRTGDLYGNRDLLNIARNMARGLKGVENVYTQHQPLLFQTMESIIKGRLRDVDYPFVGNHYQQGRPHDVVIFIVGGTTYEESRSVALQNSTISGIRFILGGSAILNSRRFLKDLEESQRIARTSTSVV